One window of the Esox lucius isolate fEsoLuc1 chromosome 8, fEsoLuc1.pri, whole genome shotgun sequence genome contains the following:
- the med8 gene encoding mediator of RNA polymerase II transcription subunit 8, giving the protein MQQREEKLLEGSVESLISRVAHLKNALHSFIYKLENEYERLTWPSVLDNFALLSGQLNTINKVLRNEKTPSFRQQVIIPLLLSPDRDEDLAKLTEQRVPVFSHEIVPDHLRTKPDPEVEEQEKQLSAEAARIGPEVAQKQIQTLNKLCSNLLEKLNNPRDDRDADSAALRLNKPSFNPADTNALVAAVGFGKGLSKCRPPGPVAPGHPGQGPMMSGGPTLQQVTISGGSGQLQGMGPGAPQQQGQPGKMPTNIKTNIKAASSMHPYNR; this is encoded by the exons ATGCAG CAACGGGAAGAAAAACTGCTGGAAGGATCAGTGGAATCACTTATTTCCCGCGTTGCTCATCTAAAAAACGCGCTTCATAGTTTTATCTACAAGTTGGAAAACGAATATGAACGATTAACATG GCCCTCTGTGTTGGACAATTTTGCACTCCTGTCTGGTCAGTTGAACACCATCAATAAGGTATTGAGGAATGAGAAGACCCCGTCTTTCCGTCAGCAGGTTATCATTCCATTGCTGCTGTCTCCAGACAGAGATGAGGACCTAGCT AAATTAACAGAGCAGCGTGTGCCTGTGTTCAGCCATGAGATTGTGCCCGATCACCTGCGCACCAAACCTGACCCtgaggtggaggagcaggagaagcaACTGAGTGCAGAAGCAGCTCGAATAGGACCTGAGGTGGCACAG aaacaaatacagACTTTGAATAAGCTCTGTTCCAATCTACTGGAGAAGTTGAACAATCCCCGTGATGACAGGGATGCGGACAGTGCAg CTCTCCGGCTGAACAAACCATCTTTCAACCCAGCGGACACCAACGCACTGGTGGCCGCAGTGGGCTTTGGGAAGGGCCTTTCAAAGTGCAGGCCCCCCGGCCCTGTGGCCCCGGGTCACCCCGGACAAGGGCCCATGATGAGTGGAGGTCCCACCTTACAACAGGTCACCATCAGTGGGGGCTCCGGCCAGCTGCAAGGCATGGGCCCTGGGGCTCCTCAGCAACAGGGACAGCCAG gcAAAATGCCCACCAACATCAAGACTAATATCAAGGCTGCCTCCTCAATGCATCCTTACAACCGATAA
- the pbx1b gene encoding pre-B-cell leukemia transcription factor 1b isoform X4 yields the protein MRLDNMLLAEGVSGPEKGGGSAAAAAAAAASGGGAGADNSAEHSDYRAKLSQIRQIYHTELEKYEQMVSQCGWRGESYTGSHGNGNKACNEFTTHVMNLLREQSRTRPISPKEIERMVGIIHRKFSSIQMQLKQSTCEAVMILRSRFLDARRKRRNFNKQATEILNEYFYSHLSNPYPSEEAKEELAKKCSITVSQVSNWFGNKRIRYKKNIGKFQEEANMYAAKTAVNATNVSSHGSQANSPSTPNSAGSAGSFNMSNSGDLFMSVQSLNGDSYQGAQLGANVQSQVDTLRHVISQTGGYSEGLTASQMYSPQGINANGGWQDATTPSSVTSPTEGPGSVHSDTSN from the exons ATGCGATTGGACAACATGTTGCTGGCGGAGGGTGTGTCCGGACCAGAGAAAGGGGGCGGTTCTGCAGCGGCTGCGGCTGCGGCTGCAGCTTCAGGGGGAGGGGCAGGAGCGGATAACTCAGCAGAGCACTCGGACTACAGAGCGAAGCTGTCTCAGATCAGACAGATCTACCACACAGAGCTGGAGAAATACGAACAG aTGGTATCCCAGTGcggatggaggggggagagtTACACAGGGAGTCATGGCAACGGAAACAAG GCCTGTAACGAGTTCACCACCCACGTGATGAACCTGCTGCGGGAGCAGAGTCGCACGCGGCCCATCTCTCCCAAGGAGATCGAGCGCATGGTGGGCATCATCCACCGCAAGTTCAGCTCCATCCAGATGCAGCTCAAACAGAGCACCTGCGAAGCCGTCATGATCTTGCGCTCACGCTTCCTCGACGCCAG ACGGAAAAGACGGAACTTCAACAAACAGGCGACAGAGATCCTGAATGAGTACTTCTACTCACACCTGTCCAACCCCTACCCTAGTGAAGAGGCCAAAGaagagctggccaagaagtgCTCCATTACAGTTTCACAG GTTTCCAACTGGTTCGGAAACAAAAGGATCAGATACAAGAAAAACATTGGAAAGTTCCAGGAAGAAGCCAACATGTACGCGGCCAAAACTGCAGTAAATGCGACCAATGTATCCTCACACGGAAGCCAAGCTAACTCGCCCTCCACTCCTAACTCTGCAG gTTCTGCTGGCTCTTTTAACATGTCAAACTCTGGCGACTTGTTCATGAGCGTGCAGTCTCTCAATGGGGACTCGTACCAAGGGGCTCAGCTGGGAGCCAATGTGCAGTCACAG GTGGATACCCTTCGCCATGTTATCAGTCAGACAGGCGGATACAGTGAGGGCCTCACAGCCAGCCAGATGTACAGTCCTCAGGGCATCAAT GCAAACGGAGGCTGGCAGGATGCTACCACCCCCTCATCAGTGACATCCCCCACAGAAGGACCCGGAAGTGTTCACTCTGACACGTCCAACTGA